From a single Miscanthus floridulus cultivar M001 chromosome 8, ASM1932011v1, whole genome shotgun sequence genomic region:
- the LOC136476793 gene encoding transcription factor bHLH130-like isoform X1 codes for MRRPSDVCLKRLCLHGSEQKLPGQLMYGSPVPKDLNLPVQPPMTSSGLLRYRSAPSTVLGDLCEDLLPPAPGAGPPRDAGGADNVFSRFLADHHHIRDDKPSPPPPPPTAHFPSAADMASQQHQHQQMMFHSQSQSQSQQQQMVDANKSGGLYRTVSSGMEATGAGVGAASNLIRQSSSPAGFLDHFSMDNGYGAMLRASMGMGFRDGSGGAGGGTTDSLAGGGGGSGRLKGQLSFSSRQGSLMSQISEMDSEEVGGSSPEAAGGGRGAYIPGYPMSSAGWDESSSALVSDSLSGMKRPPDSSEPGGQQQQQNGGLAHQFSLPKTSSEMAAIEKFLQFQDAVPCKIRAKRGCATHPRSIAERVRRTKISERIRKLQELVPNMDKQTNTSDMLDLAVDYIKDLQKQVKALNESRASCTCPASKHQQFSG; via the exons ATGAGAAGGCCAAGTGATGTTTGCTTAAAAAGACTCTGCCTCCATG GATCTGAACAGAAGCTGCCGGGCCAGCTGATGTACGGCTCGCCGGTGCCCAAGGACCTGAACCTCCCGGTGCAGCCGCCGATGACGTCGTCCGGGCTGCTACGCTACAGATCGGCGCCCAGCACGGTGCTCGGCGACCTCTGCGAGGACCTGCTCCCTCCGGCACCCGGCGCCGGGCCCCCGCGCGACGCCGGCGGCGCCGACAACGTCTTCTCCAGGTTCCTGGCCGACCACCACCACATCCGAGACGACAagccgtcgccgccaccgccgccgccgactgCCCACTTCCCGAGTGCGGCCGACATGGCCTCCCAGCAGCACCAGCATCAGCAAATGATGTTCCACTCCCAGTCCCAGTCCCAGTCCCAGCAGCAGCAGATGGTGGACGCTAATAAGTCCGGGGGGCTCTACCGCACCGTCAGCTCGGGCATGGAAGCCACCGGCGCCGGCGTCGGCGCCGCCAGCAACCTGATTCGGCAGAGCAGCTCCCCCGCAGGTTTCCTGGATCATTTCAGCATGGACAACG GGTACGGGGCGATGCTGAGGGCGAGCATGGGCATGGGTTTCCgggacggcagcggcggcgccggtGGCGGCACGACGGATTCcctcgcgggcggcggcggcggtagcggCAGGCTCAAGGGGCAGCTGAGCTTCTCGTCGCGACAGGGGTCGCTGATGTCCCAGATCTCGGAGATGGACAGCGAGGAGGTCGGAGGGAGCAGCCCCGAGGCCGCTGGCGGCGGCAGGGGCGCCTACATCCCGGGGTACCCGATGAGCTCCGCCGGGTGGGACGAGTCGTCGTCTGCGCTCGTGTCGGACAGCCTGTCCGGGATGAAACGCCCGCCGGACTCGTCGGAGCCCggcggccagcagcagcagcagaacggCGGGCTGGCGCACCAGTTCAGCCTGCCCAAGACGTCGTCGGAGATGGCGGCCATCGAGAAGTTCCTCCAGTTCCAGGACGCCGTGCCCTGCAAGATCCGCGCCAAGCGCGGGTGCGCCACGCACCCGCGCAGCATCGCCGAGCGG GTGAGGAGGACAAAGATCAGCGAGCGAATCAGGAAGCTGCAGGAGCTCGTGCCCAACATGGACAAG CAAACCAACACCTCCGACATGCTGGATTTGGCCGTCGACTACATCAAGGATCTCCAGAAGCAGGTCAAG GCGTTGAACGAGAGCCGCGCCAGCTGCACCTGCCCGGCGAGCAAGCACCAGCAGTTCTCCGGCTGA
- the LOC136476793 gene encoding transcription factor bHLH130-like isoform X2, which yields MYGSPVPKDLNLPVQPPMTSSGLLRYRSAPSTVLGDLCEDLLPPAPGAGPPRDAGGADNVFSRFLADHHHIRDDKPSPPPPPPTAHFPSAADMASQQHQHQQMMFHSQSQSQSQQQQMVDANKSGGLYRTVSSGMEATGAGVGAASNLIRQSSSPAGFLDHFSMDNGYGAMLRASMGMGFRDGSGGAGGGTTDSLAGGGGGSGRLKGQLSFSSRQGSLMSQISEMDSEEVGGSSPEAAGGGRGAYIPGYPMSSAGWDESSSALVSDSLSGMKRPPDSSEPGGQQQQQNGGLAHQFSLPKTSSEMAAIEKFLQFQDAVPCKIRAKRGCATHPRSIAERVRRTKISERIRKLQELVPNMDKQTNTSDMLDLAVDYIKDLQKQVKALNESRASCTCPASKHQQFSG from the exons ATGTACGGCTCGCCGGTGCCCAAGGACCTGAACCTCCCGGTGCAGCCGCCGATGACGTCGTCCGGGCTGCTACGCTACAGATCGGCGCCCAGCACGGTGCTCGGCGACCTCTGCGAGGACCTGCTCCCTCCGGCACCCGGCGCCGGGCCCCCGCGCGACGCCGGCGGCGCCGACAACGTCTTCTCCAGGTTCCTGGCCGACCACCACCACATCCGAGACGACAagccgtcgccgccaccgccgccgccgactgCCCACTTCCCGAGTGCGGCCGACATGGCCTCCCAGCAGCACCAGCATCAGCAAATGATGTTCCACTCCCAGTCCCAGTCCCAGTCCCAGCAGCAGCAGATGGTGGACGCTAATAAGTCCGGGGGGCTCTACCGCACCGTCAGCTCGGGCATGGAAGCCACCGGCGCCGGCGTCGGCGCCGCCAGCAACCTGATTCGGCAGAGCAGCTCCCCCGCAGGTTTCCTGGATCATTTCAGCATGGACAACG GGTACGGGGCGATGCTGAGGGCGAGCATGGGCATGGGTTTCCgggacggcagcggcggcgccggtGGCGGCACGACGGATTCcctcgcgggcggcggcggcggtagcggCAGGCTCAAGGGGCAGCTGAGCTTCTCGTCGCGACAGGGGTCGCTGATGTCCCAGATCTCGGAGATGGACAGCGAGGAGGTCGGAGGGAGCAGCCCCGAGGCCGCTGGCGGCGGCAGGGGCGCCTACATCCCGGGGTACCCGATGAGCTCCGCCGGGTGGGACGAGTCGTCGTCTGCGCTCGTGTCGGACAGCCTGTCCGGGATGAAACGCCCGCCGGACTCGTCGGAGCCCggcggccagcagcagcagcagaacggCGGGCTGGCGCACCAGTTCAGCCTGCCCAAGACGTCGTCGGAGATGGCGGCCATCGAGAAGTTCCTCCAGTTCCAGGACGCCGTGCCCTGCAAGATCCGCGCCAAGCGCGGGTGCGCCACGCACCCGCGCAGCATCGCCGAGCGG GTGAGGAGGACAAAGATCAGCGAGCGAATCAGGAAGCTGCAGGAGCTCGTGCCCAACATGGACAAG CAAACCAACACCTCCGACATGCTGGATTTGGCCGTCGACTACATCAAGGATCTCCAGAAGCAGGTCAAG GCGTTGAACGAGAGCCGCGCCAGCTGCACCTGCCCGGCGAGCAAGCACCAGCAGTTCTCCGGCTGA